ACATAAGAAGCATAATCCAAAAACCAGTTCTCATACATACCGGACACGTGCAGCGTTTGGCTGCCTCCATGTTCGATGTGAGATTCATCGTTGTGGTCTTCTTGTTTGTTTAGTTCGTTTTCCACGGCTATCTATATTTTAAATGCTATGATTCAATATGATCTACCTGAAAATCAAGTAAAAAAATTCTTAGGCATTTCTACGAAAAATCATATTTCCGTTCAAAATGCCTTAAATATAAACATTCACACTCATTTTCGTAAATACGCCACAAATTTAATCAAAAAAAGGTGTAATTGTACTTATCGATCTATGCAATATTCAAAAATGTCTTTTTTATAAACATTTACAGATCATTTTTTAAACAATATTGATTTTTTACACTCATTAACACTCAAAGTACTATTTTTTTTAATCCTAATATTTGGAGAAATAAAAAAACGCCTTACCTTTGCAAAGCGTTTCAAAAAAGAGGCTTTTAGCAATAATCTTGCCAACTTTAAAAACGCAAAAAATGTTCGGGGCGTAGCGCAGCCCGGTTAGCGCACCTGCTTTGGGAGCAGGGGGTCGCAGGTTCGAATCCTGCCGCCCCGACGAACAGAATTAGAGACTTTAGAAAAGTCGGTTCAGAGATTGAAAAGTAAAATTGGATATCTCGATCTAAGATCTAAAAAGCTTGGTCCGGTAGCTCAACTGGATAGAGCTTCTGCCTTCTAAGCAGAAGGTTCCAGGTTCGAGTCCTGGCCGGATCACTATCATCAGTTTGGCAATTACACCAAATAATTGTTCGGGGCGTAGCGCAGCCCGGTTAGCGCACCTGCTTTGGGAGCAGGGGGTCGCAGGTTCGAATCCTGCCGCCCCGACGAACAATTGAATGATGTTAGATTTAAGAACCACTTATCAAAGTTTCGACAATCTGACTCGGTAAAAGCTTGGTCCGGTAGCTCAACTGGATAGAGCTTCTGCCTTCTAAGCAGAAGGTTCCAGGTTCGAGTCCTGGCCGGATCACCTTGTTTGGGTCAGCCGTGGCCCAAACCGTTCGGGGCGTAGCGCAGCCCGGTTAGCGCACCTGCTTTGGGAGCAGGGGGTCGCAGGTTCGAATCCTGCCGCCCCGACGAAACAGTAAAAGCTGTCTCAATTATTTGAGACAGCTTTTTTTTATGTCCATACTTTATCTTTTTAATTAAAAAAAGTCGGCCCGAACAACTCGAACCGACTTCCATAAGTATTAATAGGACAACTTCTGTATCAACTCCTTAAAGCTTGCCAAGCCATATTCGGGTGCAGACATCAGATCCTGCATCCTCAAAACAGTCAACCCTTTATAGGATTTCTCTCTCGTCAAGGCTCTCTCTACTTGCTCCCACCCTTCTTTGATCAACAATTCATGAGGGGTTGCATTCTCTCCCATTACTTCCACTCCTAGTACATAGGCCGCTTCAGCCATCCAAATCACCAAATCTTCAGCTCTTGAATAACCTTTATAATCCATATTGTACTTTTCCAGACAAGTAAAATGAAGTTCTAACCTGTCTTTTATATCTGGTGTAACGATCTTACCCAAAAACTCCTTGTACTCTCCGTGGTTTTTGGCGCTTAGGTTTTCATGGGAAGCAATCAAACCTGCCGTAATCTCAGAGCTTCTTGGCATTTCTGGATCACTGATATTCCAATGTATACCTGGAATCTTGAATCCAATAGGCGTCTCCCTATACTCTGATGTTCCAAAAACATCTAATGCTTGCTGCAATACTCTACGACCGTGCTTCACCAAAGAACGGTTATACCATTCGATTACATTTCTGCCATAAACAGTATGGATGTAATCTTTACTAGTAAAGAAGGCATCAACATCTGCTGGCAAATGAATTTCCTCTTCATCCTTAATATGCGTACCCCAAGCCTTATTAACACTTTCAATATCCTGATAATAATCCACTACCCATTTCCTAAAGCTTTCTTTAGCCAACCTTGAGTAGCACTGCAAAGTACCCCGGTTAGGATAATCTCCCCAGTCATGGGCATTATAAGATGGGTAACGTAATTCCCCTGCAGGTCCTAAGCTGACATTAACTTCTTCTGTCATATCAGCAAACTCACTGTAGTGATCCCTGAAAGCCTCCATAAACTTGCGGTAATAAGGCATCACAAACCTGTCAGCCCAAAGGGACACATATTCTATACTGGCATCTCCAGTTTCTGAAACATACTGTAAGTCACTGATACACTTAATTTCTGGGTACTCCATTAATTTCCCCCAAACCCATAGCGGAATCAATTGCAAAAAGTCATCATTTACATTACCGCCTGCTTGATGGAATGAAAGTATTGGCACCCAGTTCAAGCCATTGGAGCGAATTTTCCTCACAATGGTGTCATAGTACCTCCAATCGTAACTATTTTCTCCATTTGCCTGCACCAGTCCCCACCAAACATCAATTGAAACGGCTGTTACACCTGTTTCTTTGATCAGTTTCAGTTGCCTATCAAACTCAAACCATTGCTCATCCTCCAGTAGTTTCCTATGCGAAGTAGCTTTCACATGCAAAGGTCCCATCACACGGAATACCCTTTTCCGCTTAGGAACCGTTGACAAGTCATTTTTCAGACCTTCTACCATACGGGTCAACCGCTGTCTTCCGATAGGGTTTTCCTCCATCAATGTCTGAATACTCTTCAAGTTGACTCCATGAAATGGCACTTCCCTGAAAA
This portion of the Limibacter armeniacum genome encodes:
- a CDS encoding family 14 glycosylhydrolase, producing MLTGLKTSNRLVEVTAPLSVNLSNLQERSEQEWKQFEQWVKEMKQLGVQDVVVPIFWGRVNEEDRRDFDWSYCLRVKRILESHRMGFVPELCFHFIYASQLNQVQTLPEWLWGELLITQSKVEKISDLKYVSETGEKSSEYVSLWSDEYVVPLYQEFIHEFLKLFQYNKEDLRKIIISMGPSGELRYPSFDLHDWGGYPNRGTLQCYSRLAKKSFVQYVMDKYGAIEAVNEAWDRIMNNFGQVELPDRNYDIFKDKAYINTQYGRDVVNWYHSCLVEHGNRMLTASFKELDNLFFNHAKVGFRIAGVHWKISDPVEPRVAEITSGIIDTHEKLSYYDQGEYVTALEKIVPEEYRDRTVLHFTCVEKENKDHKGYSRGGDLSGWIADAANKLGIGLVAENGVSDALYHNRSWDQMEKMLFREVPFHGVNLKSIQTLMEENPIGRQRLTRMVEGLKNDLSTVPKRKRVFRVMGPLHVKATSHRKLLEDEQWFEFDRQLKLIKETGVTAVSIDVWWGLVQANGENSYDWRYYDTIVRKIRSNGLNWVPILSFHQAGGNVNDDFLQLIPLWVWGKLMEYPEIKCISDLQYVSETGDASIEYVSLWADRFVMPYYRKFMEAFRDHYSEFADMTEEVNVSLGPAGELRYPSYNAHDWGDYPNRGTLQCYSRLAKESFRKWVVDYYQDIESVNKAWGTHIKDEEEIHLPADVDAFFTSKDYIHTVYGRNVIEWYNRSLVKHGRRVLQQALDVFGTSEYRETPIGFKIPGIHWNISDPEMPRSSEITAGLIASHENLSAKNHGEYKEFLGKIVTPDIKDRLELHFTCLEKYNMDYKGYSRAEDLVIWMAEAAYVLGVEVMGENATPHELLIKEGWEQVERALTREKSYKGLTVLRMQDLMSAPEYGLASFKELIQKLSY